The Nitrospirota bacterium genome has a window encoding:
- a CDS encoding glutamate synthase subunit beta: MGDPKGFMKFAREGPKRKPVELRVLEWKEMYEPLAEEKLKTQGARCMDCGVPFCQGSTGCPVVNLIPEWNDLVYRGRWKDALKALHTTNNFPEFTGRLCPAPCEGACVLGINEDPVSIRILEWNIIDRGFNEGYVEPILPVVKTGKTVAIIGSGPAGMAAAQQLARAGHRVTLFEKSDRIGGLLRYGIPDFKMEKWVIDRRLDQMKAEGVEFKTGVTIGTDITGEQLRKQFDAVGLTMGAEQARELPIPGRELKGVHLAMEFLTQQNRRTSGLPVTDEPILAKGKRVIIIGGGDTGSDCLGTAHRQGCVEAHQFEVMPEPPPTRAGSTPWPLWPMQLRTSHAHEEGCDRQWSISTTKFTGENGQVTKLHGNQVKFEGGKFMPIPNSDFTMDADLILLAMGFTGPVKNGLLDSLGVKYDARGAVSVDEGFMTNLDGVFAGGDTKRGASLIVWAIAEGRKMAAGVDQYLRAGKSAKKSAS, from the coding sequence ATGGGTGATCCAAAAGGTTTCATGAAATTCGCCCGTGAGGGCCCCAAGCGGAAACCGGTCGAGCTGCGCGTGCTTGAGTGGAAGGAAATGTACGAGCCGCTCGCCGAGGAGAAGCTCAAGACGCAAGGCGCGCGTTGTATGGATTGCGGCGTGCCCTTCTGTCAGGGGTCGACCGGTTGTCCGGTCGTGAACCTGATTCCCGAGTGGAACGATCTCGTTTATCGTGGCCGCTGGAAAGACGCGCTCAAGGCGCTCCATACGACGAACAATTTCCCCGAGTTCACCGGCCGCCTCTGCCCGGCGCCCTGTGAAGGGGCCTGCGTGCTCGGCATCAACGAAGATCCGGTCTCGATTCGGATTCTCGAGTGGAACATCATCGATCGTGGCTTCAATGAGGGCTACGTCGAACCGATTCTTCCAGTGGTGAAGACGGGCAAGACGGTGGCGATTATCGGGTCAGGTCCGGCGGGTATGGCCGCTGCGCAGCAGCTTGCGCGTGCCGGCCATCGCGTCACGCTTTTCGAGAAGTCCGATCGTATCGGCGGCCTGCTGCGCTACGGCATCCCCGATTTCAAAATGGAAAAGTGGGTCATCGACCGGCGCCTGGATCAGATGAAGGCCGAGGGGGTCGAGTTCAAGACCGGCGTGACGATTGGGACAGACATCACGGGTGAGCAGTTGCGGAAGCAGTTCGACGCCGTCGGCCTGACCATGGGGGCAGAGCAGGCCCGCGAGCTGCCGATTCCTGGCCGCGAACTCAAGGGCGTGCATCTCGCGATGGAGTTCTTGACCCAGCAGAACAGACGCACGTCGGGCCTTCCCGTGACGGACGAGCCGATCCTGGCGAAGGGCAAGCGCGTCATCATCATCGGCGGCGGCGACACCGGCTCGGACTGTCTCGGTACCGCCCATCGGCAGGGCTGCGTCGAAGCCCATCAGTTTGAAGTGATGCCGGAGCCGCCCCCAACCCGCGCGGGTTCGACACCCTGGCCGCTGTGGCCGATGCAGCTTCGCACCTCGCATGCGCATGAAGAGGGCTGCGACCGGCAATGGAGCATTTCGACCACCAAGTTCACCGGCGAGAATGGCCAGGTCACGAAGCTTCACGGCAATCAGGTGAAGTTCGAAGGCGGTAAGTTCATGCCGATTCCCAACAGCGACTTCACGATGGATGCGGATTTGATCCTACTGGCGATGGGCTTCACCGGCCCGGTGAAGAACGGCCTGCTCGATAGCCTTGGCGTGAAGTATGACGCCCGTGGTGCCGTGTCGGTGGACGAAGGCTTCATGACCAACCTCGACGGCGTCTTTGCCGGCGGCGACACCAAGCGCGGCGCCTCACTCATCGTTTGGGCGATTGCCGAAGGGCGCAAGATGGCGGCGGGGGTTGATCAATACCTGCGTGCAGGCAAGTCTGCCAAAAAGTCAGCCTCCTAA
- the gltB gene encoding glutamate synthase large subunit: MSIPGLPPKQGLYDPEQEKDSCGIGFVVNIKGQKSHTIVQQGLQILENLSHRGAQGCDPCTGDGAGILLQVPHEFLKRAAGDVGVTLPNAGEYGVGMVFLPPQVDARQQCEALFSKIIGEEGARLLGWRDVPVKSDAIGPVARSTEPFMRQVFIARDVLNEGQFERKLYVIRKRVEKAVRESAIQGRDYFYISSLSANTIVYKGLLLPEQMSAYYQDLKDERLTSALALVHSRFSTNTFPTWPLAHPYRYICHNGEINTLKGNVNWMRARQGRLNSELFGEDLAKLYPIVSEQQSDSACLDNAVEFLTMGGRSLPHVMMMLIPEPWVANPQMDLDRRGFYEYHAAMQEPWDGPAAVCFTDGKFIGATLDRNGLRPCRYQVTTDGLVILASEAGVLPMDPQKIRQKGRLMPGRMFMVDTVKGRIIDDEEVKAEIASRKPYRSWVTQYRISLDELPDPSNVPQPDHPTIRQRQQAFGYTVEELKMVITPMVVEGQEATSSMGTDTPLAVLSERPQLLFKYFKQLFAQVTNPPIDPIREELVMSLTTSIGPKPNLMDEHPESCRRIRVKQPILTNAELQKIREIADPHFKSKTLKMLFKVAEGPEGLGAAVDDLCRQASLAIKEGYKFLILSDRGVNEEWAPIPSLLGIASVHHHLVRDCTRTEVGLIVETGEPRDVHHFACLIGYGAGTVNPYLLFESIVDLERDGYFPEGLDAQTAEGKFIKAINKGLLKIFSKMGISTVQSYCGAQIFEAIGLNRELIGRYFTGTPSRVEGIGIREVGDETLRRHRLAYEPAPIRQLDFGGEIHYRIQGEHHNWNPDTIYKLQHATKANDPKTFAEFSQLVNDESKRRSNLRGLLEFKFLPEPILVEEVESAKEIVKRFTTGAMSFGSISKEAHETLAIAMNRLGAKSNTGEGGEDPERFKPMPNGDSKNSYIKQVASARFGVTSHYLVNAKELQIKMAQGAKPGEGGQLPGHKVDENIAKFRYATPGVQLISPPPHHDIYSIEDLAQLIFDLKNSNPDAAVSVKLVSEVGVGTIAAGVAKAHADKVLISGDSGGTGASPLSSIKYAGVPWELGLAETHQTLVLNDLRGRIRVETDGQMKTGRDVAIATLLGAEEFGFATAPLIVEGCIMMRKCHLNTCPVGIATQDPALRKKFAGQPEHIVNFFFFIAEELRQIMAKLGFRTINEMVGRVDKLKVHKAVDHWKAKGLDLTPLLQAPDVGPEIARYCVQKQDHGLAGVLDNKLIELCKPALDKKEKITLDLPIRNVNRTVGTMLSSRVAKRYGLEGLPEDTITIKFSGSAGQSFGAFLSRGITLILEGESNDYLGKGLSGGKIIVFPPKQALYVPEETILIGNTSLYGGTQGEAYCYGMAGERFAVRNSGVRAVVEGTGDHGCEYMTGGVVVVLGRTGRNFAAGMSGGVAFVLNELDKFQSRCNLGMVELEKVTTAEDKKTLHEMITSHFMHTGSRNAKRILDSWEAILPKFEKVMPVDYKRVLEERKKKAASIK; the protein is encoded by the coding sequence ATGAGCATCCCCGGGCTTCCACCGAAGCAAGGCCTCTACGACCCTGAACAGGAGAAGGACTCCTGCGGCATCGGCTTTGTCGTCAATATCAAGGGCCAAAAATCCCATACGATTGTGCAGCAGGGTCTTCAGATTCTCGAGAATCTCAGCCACCGGGGGGCGCAAGGCTGCGATCCTTGCACGGGGGACGGCGCAGGGATTCTGCTCCAAGTCCCGCACGAATTTCTCAAGCGTGCCGCCGGCGATGTGGGGGTGACGTTACCCAATGCCGGGGAGTATGGCGTGGGGATGGTGTTTCTTCCGCCTCAGGTCGATGCGCGGCAACAATGTGAAGCGCTCTTTAGTAAAATTATCGGCGAGGAGGGCGCTCGGCTCCTCGGGTGGCGCGATGTGCCGGTCAAGAGCGATGCGATCGGCCCCGTGGCCCGCAGCACCGAGCCCTTTATGCGGCAGGTCTTCATCGCCCGCGATGTCCTCAACGAAGGGCAGTTTGAGCGGAAGCTCTATGTCATTCGCAAGCGGGTGGAAAAGGCCGTTCGTGAATCGGCGATTCAAGGGCGCGACTACTTCTACATCTCGAGCCTGTCGGCGAACACCATTGTGTATAAGGGATTGCTGCTCCCGGAGCAGATGTCCGCCTACTACCAGGACTTGAAGGATGAGCGTTTGACGAGCGCGCTGGCCCTCGTCCATTCCCGCTTCAGTACGAACACGTTCCCCACCTGGCCCCTGGCCCATCCCTATCGCTACATTTGCCATAACGGCGAGATCAATACGCTCAAGGGCAACGTGAATTGGATGCGCGCGCGGCAAGGCCGGCTTAATTCTGAATTGTTCGGCGAGGATCTGGCCAAGCTCTACCCGATCGTGTCCGAGCAGCAGAGCGACTCGGCTTGTTTGGACAATGCCGTGGAATTCCTGACCATGGGAGGCCGCTCGCTCCCCCACGTGATGATGATGCTGATTCCCGAACCCTGGGTGGCGAATCCGCAAATGGATCTCGACCGGCGCGGGTTCTATGAGTATCACGCGGCGATGCAGGAGCCCTGGGATGGTCCGGCGGCGGTCTGTTTCACCGACGGCAAGTTCATCGGCGCGACGCTCGATCGCAACGGCCTGCGTCCCTGCCGTTATCAAGTGACGACCGATGGCCTGGTGATCTTGGCGTCGGAAGCCGGTGTGCTGCCGATGGATCCTCAGAAGATCCGGCAAAAGGGGCGCCTCATGCCCGGCCGAATGTTCATGGTCGATACGGTGAAGGGGCGCATCATCGACGACGAGGAAGTGAAGGCCGAGATCGCCAGCCGCAAGCCCTATCGGTCCTGGGTCACGCAGTATCGGATTTCGCTCGACGAGTTGCCCGATCCCAGCAATGTGCCGCAGCCGGATCATCCGACGATCCGTCAGCGCCAGCAGGCCTTCGGCTACACGGTTGAAGAGTTGAAGATGGTCATTACCCCGATGGTGGTGGAGGGGCAGGAAGCCACCTCGTCGATGGGCACGGATACGCCGCTGGCGGTGCTCTCTGAGCGGCCGCAATTGCTCTTTAAGTATTTCAAGCAACTATTCGCTCAGGTGACCAATCCGCCGATCGATCCGATCCGCGAAGAACTGGTCATGTCCCTGACGACCAGCATCGGGCCCAAGCCGAATCTGATGGATGAACATCCGGAGTCCTGCCGACGCATCCGGGTCAAACAGCCGATTCTGACCAATGCCGAGCTCCAGAAGATTCGCGAGATCGCCGATCCGCATTTTAAGAGTAAGACGCTGAAGATGTTGTTCAAGGTGGCTGAGGGGCCTGAGGGGCTCGGAGCCGCCGTCGACGATCTCTGCCGACAGGCCTCCCTGGCGATTAAAGAAGGCTACAAATTTCTGATCCTGAGCGATCGCGGGGTCAACGAAGAATGGGCGCCGATTCCGAGCCTCCTGGGCATCGCGTCCGTCCACCATCACCTGGTGCGCGACTGCACGAGGACCGAAGTCGGCCTCATTGTGGAAACCGGCGAACCCCGCGATGTGCACCATTTCGCTTGTTTGATCGGCTACGGAGCCGGAACCGTGAATCCCTATCTCCTGTTCGAGTCGATTGTGGACCTGGAGCGCGATGGCTACTTCCCCGAGGGGTTGGACGCGCAGACCGCGGAAGGCAAGTTCATCAAAGCGATCAATAAGGGGCTCCTCAAGATCTTCTCGAAGATGGGCATCTCGACGGTGCAGTCCTACTGTGGCGCGCAGATCTTCGAGGCGATCGGATTGAATCGTGAACTCATTGGCCGCTACTTCACCGGTACCCCGTCGCGCGTGGAGGGAATCGGCATCCGCGAGGTCGGGGACGAAACATTGCGACGGCATCGTTTGGCCTATGAGCCGGCGCCGATCAGACAGTTGGATTTCGGCGGGGAAATCCACTATCGCATCCAGGGGGAGCATCACAACTGGAATCCGGACACGATTTATAAGCTGCAGCATGCAACGAAGGCGAACGATCCAAAGACCTTCGCCGAATTCTCCCAGCTCGTGAACGACGAGAGTAAGCGGCGTTCGAACCTGCGCGGGCTGCTTGAGTTCAAGTTCCTGCCGGAACCGATTCTGGTCGAGGAAGTGGAATCGGCCAAGGAGATCGTGAAGCGGTTCACGACCGGCGCCATGTCTTTCGGCTCGATCAGCAAGGAAGCGCACGAGACGCTGGCCATTGCGATGAACCGCCTGGGCGCCAAGAGCAACACCGGCGAAGGCGGGGAAGATCCCGAGCGATTCAAGCCGATGCCCAACGGGGATTCGAAGAACAGCTATATCAAGCAGGTCGCTTCCGCGCGGTTCGGCGTGACGAGCCATTATCTGGTCAATGCCAAAGAACTTCAGATCAAGATGGCGCAGGGAGCGAAGCCGGGCGAGGGCGGGCAGTTGCCGGGACACAAAGTCGATGAGAACATTGCGAAGTTCCGTTACGCCACGCCGGGCGTGCAGCTCATTTCGCCGCCGCCGCACCATGATATCTATTCCATCGAGGATCTGGCGCAGCTCATTTTCGATTTGAAGAACTCCAATCCTGACGCAGCGGTGTCCGTGAAGCTCGTGTCGGAAGTGGGGGTCGGCACCATTGCGGCCGGGGTGGCCAAGGCCCATGCGGACAAGGTGCTTATCAGCGGCGACTCCGGCGGCACCGGCGCGTCACCGCTTTCCTCTATCAAGTATGCGGGAGTGCCGTGGGAACTGGGCCTGGCGGAAACGCATCAGACCCTCGTGCTCAACGATCTCCGCGGCCGCATCCGGGTGGAGACCGACGGGCAAATGAAGACCGGGCGCGACGTGGCGATCGCCACGTTGTTGGGCGCCGAAGAATTCGGGTTTGCGACCGCGCCCTTGATCGTCGAAGGCTGCATCATGATGAGGAAATGCCACCTCAATACCTGTCCCGTCGGCATTGCGACCCAGGATCCGGCCTTGCGAAAGAAGTTTGCCGGACAGCCGGAACATATCGTGAACTTCTTTTTCTTCATCGCCGAAGAGCTGCGCCAGATTATGGCCAAGCTGGGTTTCCGGACTATCAACGAAATGGTTGGGCGTGTCGATAAATTGAAAGTCCACAAAGCCGTCGACCATTGGAAGGCCAAGGGGCTCGATCTGACCCCGCTCTTGCAGGCTCCCGATGTCGGGCCGGAGATTGCTCGCTACTGTGTGCAGAAGCAGGATCACGGTCTTGCGGGCGTGCTCGACAACAAATTGATTGAACTTTGCAAGCCGGCGTTGGACAAGAAAGAGAAGATCACGCTCGATCTGCCGATTCGCAATGTGAATCGTACGGTCGGGACGATGCTGTCCAGCCGTGTGGCGAAACGATACGGGCTTGAGGGATTGCCGGAAGATACCATCACGATCAAGTTCTCGGGGTCAGCCGGACAGTCATTCGGCGCGTTCTTGTCTCGCGGCATCACGCTCATCCTGGAAGGCGAGTCTAACGACTATCTGGGCAAGGGACTCTCTGGCGGAAAGATTATTGTATTTCCACCGAAGCAGGCGCTCTATGTGCCGGAAGAAACGATTCTCATCGGCAATACCTCGCTCTATGGCGGTACACAGGGTGAAGCCTATTGCTACGGCATGGCGGGCGAGCGGTTTGCGGTGCGGAATAGCGGTGTCAGAGCGGTAGTCGAAGGCACCGGCGATCACGGTTGTGAATATATGACCGGCGGGGTGGTCGTGGTGTTGGGCCGGACGGGACGAAACTTTGCGGCCGGCATGTCGGGCGGCGTCGCGTTCGTGTTGAACGAACTCGACAAGTTTCAATCCCGCTGCAACCTCGGTATGGTGGAATTAGAAAAGGTGACGACGGCAGAAGACAAGAAGACACTGCATGAGATGATCACGTCGCACTTTATGCATACAGGCAGCAGGAACGCCAAGCGTATTTTGGATAGCTGGGAGGCGATCCTGCCGAAGTTCGAGAAGGTGATGCCGGTCGATTACAAGCGAGTCTTGGAAGAGCGGAAGAAGAAAGCGGCCTCGATCAAGTAA
- a CDS encoding polyprenyl synthetase family protein — MPQGPITSTINNMADVWEAYRDELDGVERQVRTNLDSSVALVNTVAAHILNSGGKRIRPLLLLLSARLCGYTGRDHHQLGSLVEFIHTATLLHDDVVDDADIRRGQRTARKIWGNQISILVGDYLYSKAICQIVDFRSQGINEVLAEACKKMAEGEVLQLYYNGNPAMPELEYLKVVEHKTAGLIAASCRMGAILADATEAQQDALFRFGQYLGMAFQVADDTLDYTANGERLGKTLGQDLRQGKATLPLLHLLRHCSEQDRQMIIDRMETRTLTEEDLGRLIRLMEEFGSIAHAMDRARTFVASAQQELSQFEDSTAKRALSVAADYMVTRDR; from the coding sequence ATGCCCCAAGGCCCAATCACCTCCACTATCAACAACATGGCGGACGTCTGGGAGGCGTACCGCGATGAATTGGACGGTGTGGAGCGCCAAGTCCGAACGAACCTCGACTCCAGTGTCGCACTGGTCAATACCGTTGCCGCCCATATCCTGAACAGCGGCGGAAAACGAATCAGACCGCTCTTACTCCTCCTCTCTGCCCGTCTCTGCGGCTATACCGGCCGCGATCATCACCAGCTCGGCAGCCTGGTGGAGTTCATTCATACCGCGACCCTGCTCCACGACGATGTGGTCGACGATGCGGATATCCGCCGAGGCCAGCGAACCGCCCGGAAAATCTGGGGCAACCAAATCAGCATCCTCGTCGGCGACTACCTCTATTCCAAAGCCATCTGCCAAATCGTCGACTTCCGGAGCCAGGGGATCAACGAAGTGCTCGCCGAGGCCTGCAAGAAGATGGCGGAAGGCGAAGTGCTGCAGCTCTATTACAACGGCAACCCCGCCATGCCGGAATTGGAATATCTCAAAGTGGTCGAACACAAGACGGCCGGCTTGATTGCCGCCTCCTGCCGCATGGGCGCCATTCTCGCCGACGCCACAGAGGCCCAGCAGGACGCGCTCTTCCGGTTCGGCCAATATCTCGGGATGGCATTTCAAGTCGCCGACGATACACTCGACTACACGGCCAATGGCGAACGGTTGGGCAAGACGCTGGGACAGGACCTCCGCCAAGGCAAAGCCACGTTGCCGCTGCTCCATCTGCTGCGTCATTGCTCCGAGCAGGACCGGCAGATGATCATCGACCGCATGGAAACCAGGACGCTGACGGAGGAAGACCTCGGACGGCTGATTCGCCTCATGGAAGAGTTCGGCTCGATTGCCCATGCCATGGATCGCGCACGAACCTTCGTGGCCTCGGCTCAACAAGAACTCAGTCAGTTCGAAGACAGTACGGCCAAGCGAGCCCTTTCGGTGGCCGCCGACTATATGGTTACCCGCGATCGATAG
- a CDS encoding DUF1015 domain-containing protein, which produces MSTIIPFHGTRYNATVVGDVKQVVAPPYDIIDAAGQKALHDRHPQNIIRLELGLDQPGDGPTHNRYTRAASTLRDWLTSGALKRDAQPTLYYHTIEYLPPYAPAGSPTKTLKGFLATVKLEALDSGHIYPHENTRSAAKTDRLNLLEACKTNFSPIWSLYSDPQNTVLGLLEAAIKGKPADIDFRDDVGFRQQLWAVTDPAVVTQAVDTLRSKPLFIADGHHRYETALNYQKLRRQQAGAPAGLQPFDGVLMLLTSLEDPGLTVLPTHRVTTTALPSYDRVQALLGATFDLREYPFTAATQTASRATFIEAMRTNGRTVPVFGLALKGDSRYTTLTLKASHRPNAQASPRTKLDVSLLQQLVVTALCPTQQEQEAILYTKDDHEALDWVAKGTGTGALLLNATKVSEVQAVATAGERMPHKSTYFFPKPLTGLVINVMEG; this is translated from the coding sequence ATGTCGACGATCATTCCATTTCACGGCACCAGGTACAATGCAACGGTTGTTGGCGATGTGAAACAGGTGGTGGCGCCACCGTACGACATCATCGACGCAGCCGGACAGAAGGCCCTGCACGATCGCCATCCGCAGAACATCATCCGCCTGGAGCTCGGCCTCGATCAGCCTGGCGACGGTCCGACGCACAATCGATATACCCGCGCCGCTTCGACTCTTCGCGACTGGCTCACGAGCGGGGCGCTCAAACGCGATGCGCAGCCGACCCTCTACTACCATACGATCGAATACCTGCCGCCCTATGCTCCAGCCGGTTCGCCGACGAAGACCCTGAAGGGATTTCTCGCCACCGTCAAACTGGAAGCGCTCGACTCGGGCCACATCTACCCGCACGAGAATACGCGCTCGGCGGCGAAGACCGATCGTCTGAATCTCCTCGAAGCCTGCAAGACCAACTTCAGCCCCATTTGGTCGCTCTACTCCGACCCTCAAAATACAGTCCTGGGGCTGCTGGAAGCCGCGATTAAAGGGAAGCCGGCTGATATCGACTTTCGCGACGATGTGGGATTCCGGCAACAACTCTGGGCGGTGACGGACCCAGCCGTCGTCACACAGGCGGTCGATACCCTCCGCAGCAAGCCGCTGTTCATTGCAGACGGTCACCACCGTTACGAAACCGCATTGAACTATCAGAAACTCCGCCGTCAACAGGCCGGGGCACCGGCAGGCCTCCAGCCGTTCGACGGCGTGCTGATGCTGTTGACCTCCCTCGAAGATCCGGGCTTGACCGTGCTCCCGACACATCGGGTCACGACGACGGCGCTGCCGTCCTATGACCGTGTGCAGGCATTGCTGGGCGCCACGTTCGACCTACGAGAATATCCGTTCACTGCGGCCACACAAACAGCCTCGCGCGCAACATTTATCGAGGCGATGCGGACGAATGGACGCACCGTACCGGTGTTCGGACTCGCGCTGAAGGGAGACAGCCGCTACACCACCTTGACGCTGAAAGCCTCACATCGCCCGAACGCGCAAGCCTCTCCCCGCACCAAGCTCGACGTGTCCCTGCTCCAACAACTCGTCGTCACGGCACTCTGTCCGACACAACAGGAACAAGAGGCCATCCTCTATACGAAGGACGACCATGAAGCTTTGGATTGGGTCGCGAAGGGAACGGGAACCGGAGCTTTGCTGCTCAACGCCACGAAGGTCAGCGAAGTACAAGCTGTCGCGACGGCCGGCGAACGGATGCCGCACAAGTCGACCTACTTCTTTCCGAAGCCGCTGACGGGTTTGGTTATTAACGTGATGGAGGGCTAG
- a CDS encoding sigma-54 dependent transcriptional regulator: MKAKILIVDDDPDIATMLEDRLQASDYGTVIARDGIEALELVEQEAPHLMLLDLDMPRMTGLEVLKRLPKVRPAEDLPVIVMTAHASIDAAVEAMKTGAYDFLTKPLDKDHLLFVINKALERNTLKRQVACLKSEVDSRYASIVGMSTKIRAVMESAQRAANSDASVLLLGESGTGKELFARSVHQWSPRQAMPLVVINCVALTETLLENELFGHERGAFTGADRLQKGKLEMADGGTIFLDEIGDMSLPLQAKLLRVLQDREFHRVGGTKLVSVNIRVIAATNKDLRQAVKNGEFREDLFFRLNVISLTLPPLRERTDDLPALAKFFLNRHAKEAKRPGMMFSPATMDAMGRYGWPGNIRELDNVIARAVILNQSDTIEPDMLTLDGMSRTSPGESLPYLSLPYHESMEEHSRHIIERAIKEAEGNQTKAADRLKLQRTYLARLIKQQKTKEEQE, from the coding sequence ATGAAAGCGAAAATTCTCATCGTCGACGACGACCCCGACATCGCCACCATGTTGGAGGATCGCCTGCAGGCATCCGACTACGGAACCGTGATCGCACGGGACGGGATCGAAGCGCTCGAGCTGGTGGAGCAAGAAGCGCCGCACCTCATGCTGCTCGATCTGGATATGCCACGCATGACCGGCCTGGAAGTCCTCAAGCGGCTCCCGAAAGTCAGACCGGCCGAAGATCTTCCGGTGATTGTCATGACCGCCCATGCCTCGATCGATGCCGCCGTCGAAGCCATGAAAACCGGCGCCTACGATTTTCTCACCAAGCCCCTGGACAAGGATCACCTCCTCTTCGTGATCAACAAGGCGTTGGAACGAAACACCCTCAAACGGCAGGTGGCCTGTCTCAAATCTGAAGTCGACAGCCGGTATGCCTCGATTGTGGGCATGAGCACGAAGATCCGGGCCGTGATGGAGTCCGCTCAGCGCGCAGCCAACTCCGATGCCAGCGTCTTGCTGCTGGGGGAAAGCGGCACGGGCAAGGAACTCTTCGCCCGCTCCGTTCACCAATGGAGTCCGCGTCAGGCCATGCCGCTGGTCGTCATCAACTGTGTGGCCCTCACGGAGACGCTACTCGAAAACGAACTCTTCGGGCATGAACGCGGCGCCTTCACCGGCGCGGATCGGCTGCAAAAAGGCAAGCTGGAGATGGCGGACGGAGGCACGATCTTCCTGGACGAGATCGGAGACATGTCCCTCCCACTGCAGGCGAAGCTGCTGCGTGTGCTCCAGGACCGGGAATTCCATCGCGTCGGCGGCACGAAACTCGTGTCGGTCAACATCCGAGTCATCGCCGCCACGAACAAGGATCTCCGCCAGGCGGTGAAAAACGGTGAGTTTCGCGAGGACCTCTTTTTCCGGCTCAACGTCATCAGCCTGACCCTGCCCCCGCTTCGCGAACGAACCGATGACCTGCCTGCCCTGGCCAAGTTCTTCTTGAACCGGCATGCCAAGGAGGCGAAGCGTCCCGGCATGATGTTCAGCCCCGCAACCATGGACGCCATGGGCCGATACGGCTGGCCGGGGAACATTCGCGAACTGGACAACGTGATCGCGCGAGCCGTCATCCTGAACCAGTCGGACACGATCGAACCGGACATGCTCACGCTCGATGGAATGAGCCGCACCTCGCCGGGCGAATCCCTCCCCTACCTCTCACTCCCGTACCATGAGTCGATGGAAGAACATAGCCGTCACATCATCGAGCGAGCCATCAAGGAAGCGGAAGGGAATCAGACCAAAGCCGCAGACCGGCTCAAGCTCCAGCGCACCTACCTCGCCCGCTTGATCAAACAGCAGAAGACAAAAGAAGAGCAAGAATAG
- a CDS encoding NDP-sugar synthase: MKAMILAAGLGTRLRPLTNSIPKPLLPIAGTPLIVWNLLLLKRHGFRDVVINLHHLGPMIEQALGNGSRYGLRIIYSREPVILGTGGALKQAEPHFCGESVLVLNADTLVELDLGALCAFHQERNAMATLVLREDPEAAQWGLVEMDQDHRIVRITGRGRPDQVPIRPRMFAGIHVLRTRLLREVPKGVASTIIDPYVASIERGETVLGYDCTGYWSDVGTPERYAQAEHDASLGLISLAARQLPT, translated from the coding sequence ATGAAAGCCATGATCCTCGCAGCGGGCTTAGGCACGCGTCTGAGGCCGCTGACCAACTCGATTCCGAAGCCGCTCCTCCCCATTGCGGGAACTCCCCTGATCGTCTGGAACCTCTTGCTGCTGAAGCGGCATGGGTTCCGCGATGTCGTGATCAATCTGCATCACCTCGGACCGATGATCGAGCAGGCGCTCGGCAATGGTTCCCGGTACGGGCTGCGGATCATTTACTCGCGCGAGCCGGTGATCCTGGGTACGGGGGGGGCGCTGAAGCAGGCAGAGCCGCATTTTTGCGGTGAATCGGTCTTGGTGCTCAACGCCGATACCCTCGTCGAGCTCGACTTGGGAGCGCTCTGTGCGTTTCACCAAGAGCGCAATGCCATGGCCACGTTGGTCTTGCGCGAAGATCCTGAGGCGGCACAGTGGGGTCTTGTCGAGATGGATCAGGACCATCGCATCGTGCGAATCACGGGACGTGGCCGTCCGGATCAGGTGCCGATCCGGCCTCGCATGTTTGCAGGAATTCATGTGCTCCGTACGCGGCTGCTCCGCGAGGTGCCGAAGGGTGTGGCATCGACCATCATCGACCCCTATGTGGCGTCGATTGAGCGGGGAGAAACGGTGTTGGGCTACGATTGTACCGGCTACTGGTCGGATGTCGGGACTCCTGAACGGTATGCGCAGGCCGAACATGATGCGTCGCTTGGCCTGATTTCTCTTGCGGCCAGACAGCTCCCCACCTAG